In Trifolium pratense cultivar HEN17-A07 linkage group LG7, ARS_RC_1.1, whole genome shotgun sequence, a genomic segment contains:
- the LOC123893953 gene encoding ketol-acid reductoisomerase, chloroplastic-like, with protein sequence MAATTSCSQAISATSEIKTKPITTRSFPITNLALQSSKLTSKTLTLRRSTGIVASSLSSRTVSVPAIQIPASLDFNTSLFKKEKVNLAGHEEFIVRGGRDLFHLLPDAFKGIKQIGVIGWGSQGPAQAQNLRDSLVEANSDIVVKVGLRKGSSSFAEARDAGFSEENGTLGDIWETISGSDLVLLLISDSAQADNYEKIFSHMKPNSILGLSHGFLLGHLQSLGLDFPKNISVIAVCPKGMGPSVRRLYVQGKEINGAGINSSFAVHQDVDGRATDVALGWSVALGSPFTFATTLEQEYKSDIFGERGILLGAVHGIVESLFRRYTENGMAEDLAYKNTVESITGIISKTISTKGMLAVYNALSEDGKKEFEKAYSAAFYPCMEILYECYEDVASGSEIRSVVLAGRRFYEKEGLPAFPMGKIDQTRMWKVGERVRSTRPAGDQGPLYPFTAGVFVALMMAQIEVLRRKGHSYSEIINESLIEAVDSLNPFMHARGVSFMVDNCSTTARLGSRKWAPRFDYILTQQTFVAVDNDAPINGDLISNFISDPVHGAIEVCAELRPTVDISVPADADFVRPELRQSNN encoded by the exons ATGGCGGCCACCACGTCGTGTTCTCAGGCTATCTCCGCCACCTCTGAAATCAAAACCAAACCGATCACTACCAGAAGCTTTCCCATCACCAACCTCGCACTCCAATCTTCCAAACTCACTTCCAAAACCCTAACTCTTCGCCGATCCACCGGCATCGTCGCCTCATCCCTCTCCTCTCGCACGGTGTCAGTGCCAGCGATCCAAATCCCCGCCTCACTCGATTTCAACACGTCGCttttcaagaaagaaaaagtcAACCTCGCCGGACACGAAGag TTTATCGTGAGAGGTGGCAGAGATTTATTCCATTTGTTGCCAGATGCTTTCAAAGGGATTAAGCAGATTGGTGTTATCGGCTGGGGATCACAG GGACCGGCTCAAGCTCAAAACCTAAGGGACTCACTTGTTGAAGCAAATTCTGATATTGTGGTTAAG GTTGGACTGAGGAAAGGTTCTAGTTCCTTTGCTGAAGCACGAGATGCTGGGTTTTCTGAAGAAAATGGGACTCTGGGTGACATATGGGAAACTATCTCGGGCAGTGATCTTGTGTTGCTTTTGATTTCTGATTCTGCTCAG GCAGATAATTATGAAAAGATATTTTCGCACATGAAGCCAAACAGCATCCTTGGGCTGTCCCATGGGTTTCTTCTCGGGCATTTACAGTCTTTGGGACTTGATTTTCCGAAGAACATTAGTGTAATTGCTGTGTGCCCAAAAGGTATGGGTCCATCTGTGAGGAGGCTGTATGTACAAGGCAAAGAGATAAACGGGGCTGGAATTAATTCAAGTTTTGCAGTCCACCAA GATGTGGATGGAAGAGCTACTGATGTTGCTTTAGGGTGGTCTGTTGCTCTTGGTTCTCCATTCACTTTTGCCACTACCTTGGAGCAGGAATACAAAAGTGATATCTTTGGGGAGAGAG GCATTTTACTTGGCGCTGTTCATGGAATTGTGGAATCCTTATTTAGGAGATACACTGAAAATGGAATGGCCGAAGATCTGGCTTATAAAAACACCGTTGAGAGTATAACAGGAATTATATCTAAAACCATCTCCACTAAG GGAATGCTAGCTGTATACAATGCTTTATCGGAAGATGGGAAAAAGGAATTTGAGAAAGCTTACAGTGCTGCTTTTTATCCCTGCATGGAAATTTTGTACGAGTGCTACGAGGATGTAGCCAGTGGCAGTGAGATTCGTAGTGTTGTTCTGGCTGGGCGTCGATTTTAT GAGAAAGAAGGTCTACCTGCATTTCCCATGGGTAAAATTGATCAGACCCGCATGTGGAAGGTTGGTGAGCGTGTCCGATCTACAAGACCAGCAGGTGATCAAGGCCCACTATATCCTTTTACAGCTGGTGTCTTTGTGGCATTGATGATGGCCCAG ATTGAGGTCTTGAGACGAAAAGGACATTCCTACTCTGAAATCATTAACGAGAGTCTTATTGAGGCGGTTGATTCTTTGAATCCATTCATGCATGCTCGAGGTGTTTCTTTCATGGTCGACAATTGTTCAACCACTGCTAGGTTGGGTTCAAGGAAATGGGCTCCACGATTTGATTACATCCTAACCCAACAAACCTTTGTAGCAGTGGACAATGATGCACCTATTAACGGTGACCTAATCAGCAACTTCATATCAGACCCAGTGCATGGTGCCATTGAAGTTTGTGCTGAATTGAGACCTACAGTAGACATTTCTGTGCCAGCTGATGCAGACTTTGTTCGACCAGAGTTGCGCCAATCCAACAATTAG